The Streptomyces phaeolivaceus genome has a window encoding:
- a CDS encoding DUF7873 family protein: protein MAKLNQIIAVEKGVKAKSHQDLTAAHHGLQKPALLAGIARTYQPKDEEGEQLPPESTRVQVRAEDVLRETAGVLTRLFDVTATKDWANCTARADVKVEGRVLVADVPVAYLLFLEKQLGEINTLVRRLPVLDASEAWAQDPSTDAWKTEAVRTVRTKKVPRNHVKAEATDKHPAQVEVYYEDIPVGYWTTVKFSGALPARRVNEILDRVEKLQQAVKFAREEANGVEVVDQRVGDAVFGYLFG, encoded by the coding sequence GTGGCGAAACTCAATCAGATCATCGCAGTGGAGAAGGGCGTCAAGGCCAAGTCCCATCAGGACCTGACGGCCGCTCATCATGGGCTGCAGAAGCCGGCGTTGCTGGCCGGTATCGCGCGTACCTATCAGCCGAAGGACGAGGAGGGTGAGCAACTGCCGCCCGAATCGACCCGGGTGCAGGTACGGGCGGAGGACGTACTGCGGGAGACGGCGGGGGTTCTCACGCGGCTGTTCGATGTGACCGCCACCAAGGACTGGGCCAACTGCACGGCACGGGCGGATGTGAAGGTCGAGGGACGGGTGCTCGTCGCCGACGTTCCCGTGGCCTATCTGCTCTTCCTGGAGAAGCAGCTCGGGGAGATCAACACACTGGTGCGCAGACTGCCGGTGCTCGACGCCTCCGAGGCGTGGGCGCAGGACCCGTCCACCGACGCCTGGAAGACCGAGGCCGTGCGGACGGTGCGGACGAAGAAGGTGCCGCGCAACCATGTGAAGGCCGAGGCGACCGACAAGCACCCCGCCCAGGTGGAGGTGTACTACGAGGACATCCCGGTCGGTTACTGGACCACCGTGAAGTTCTCCGGAGCCCTGCCCGCCCGGCGCGTGAACGAAATCCTGGACCGCGTCGAGAAGCTGCAGCAGGCCGTGAAGTTCGCACGGGAGGAAGCGAACGGAGTGGAGGTCGTCGACCAGCGCGTCGGTGACGCCGTTTTCGGCTACCTGTTCGGGTAG
- a CDS encoding SDR family oxidoreductase — MGRLSERVAIVTGGAGGIGAAVARLLASEGADVVIADVRDAEGARLAAELGGRARGLSLDVSSEDGWRRTVAEVERDLGPVSVLVNNAGIAEWGSMEDQSLASFRRVVDVNLQGPWLGMRAVAPSLRRAGGGVIVNISSLAGLTSYAGIGSYAASKWGLRGLTKTAALELAPDGVRVCSVHPGAIRTPMTAGFGDAYTSGQPIPRFGEPEEVARMVLFIIADATFSTGTEFVLDGGILAGQPAVVTSDD, encoded by the coding sequence ATGGGACGTCTGAGCGAGCGGGTGGCGATCGTCACCGGTGGGGCCGGAGGGATCGGGGCCGCGGTGGCTCGGCTCCTCGCGTCCGAGGGGGCCGACGTGGTGATCGCCGATGTCCGTGACGCCGAAGGGGCGCGGCTGGCGGCGGAACTCGGCGGCCGGGCGCGCGGTCTGAGCCTGGACGTCAGCAGCGAGGACGGCTGGCGGCGGACGGTGGCCGAGGTGGAACGGGACCTGGGCCCGGTCTCGGTGCTGGTGAACAACGCGGGGATCGCCGAGTGGGGCTCGATGGAGGACCAGTCCCTGGCCTCGTTCCGCCGGGTCGTCGACGTCAACCTCCAGGGCCCGTGGCTGGGGATGCGCGCGGTGGCGCCCTCGCTGCGCCGGGCCGGCGGCGGGGTGATCGTGAACATCTCCTCCCTCGCCGGACTGACCTCCTACGCGGGCATCGGCTCGTACGCGGCGAGCAAGTGGGGGCTGCGCGGGCTGACGAAGACCGCCGCGCTGGAGCTGGCCCCCGACGGGGTCCGCGTCTGCTCCGTCCACCCCGGCGCCATCCGCACCCCGATGACGGCCGGTTTCGGTGACGCCTACACCTCCGGACAGCCCATTCCGCGCTTCGGCGAGCCCGAGGAGGTCGCCCGCATGGTGCTCTTCATCATCGCCGACGCCACGTTCTCGACGGGCACCGAGTTCGTCCTTGACGGCGGCATCCTCGCAGGTCAGCCGGCCGTGGTGACCTCGGACGACTGA
- a CDS encoding GNAT family N-acetyltransferase: MRSGNDQARRVHGRLSSSAVLRPAAGPADDRRFARWDLASLAEGALGECVDPDSLSGVRERELRIRLGSHGRAHDNDDEYRRRYWISDERNDHRCGTRRTPPGIVGTVAVDTWPIGAGALLVTSLYVHPVARRRGLATAVLDTVYEACRAEGLHGFRLDAHWTWQKSVRHYLNRGLWVTSWKHALGFARLSYLPRYEVRVAGDDGELTFWAAVGGDALVPLLVAGGEGGRLWLRETEESVRPADERDAVRLRFYARSTLALHLAVRGRPLVRGEEEWAAAQRWCDLGEPEGLAYRIGVFERMAREEGWRVDSPYGAHGPHDAVGPCGAVGPHGAAGNSGAVGAAGPHDREIVLHRYREPS; encoded by the coding sequence ATGCGATCAGGAAACGATCAAGCCCGGCGGGTGCATGGCCGTCTGTCGTCCAGTGCTGTTCTGCGCCCGGCCGCCGGCCCCGCCGACGACCGCCGGTTCGCGCGCTGGGACCTCGCCTCGCTCGCCGAGGGCGCCCTCGGCGAGTGCGTCGACCCCGACTCGCTCTCGGGCGTCCGCGAACGGGAGTTACGTATCCGGCTGGGTTCCCACGGGCGGGCCCACGACAACGACGACGAGTACCGGAGGAGGTACTGGATCAGCGACGAGAGGAACGACCACCGGTGCGGCACACGGCGTACCCCGCCGGGCATCGTCGGTACGGTCGCCGTGGACACCTGGCCCATCGGCGCGGGCGCGCTGCTGGTCACCTCTCTCTACGTCCACCCGGTGGCCCGGCGGCGCGGCCTCGCCACCGCCGTGCTGGACACCGTGTACGAGGCGTGCCGCGCGGAGGGCCTGCACGGGTTCCGTCTGGACGCCCACTGGACCTGGCAGAAGTCCGTCCGCCACTACCTCAATCGCGGTCTGTGGGTCACGTCCTGGAAGCACGCCCTCGGCTTCGCCCGCCTCTCGTATCTGCCCCGGTACGAGGTCCGGGTGGCCGGGGACGACGGGGAGCTGACCTTCTGGGCGGCGGTCGGGGGCGACGCGCTCGTACCGCTGCTCGTCGCGGGCGGCGAGGGCGGACGGCTGTGGCTGCGGGAGACGGAGGAGAGCGTACGGCCGGCGGACGAGCGGGACGCGGTACGGCTGAGGTTCTACGCGCGGTCGACGCTGGCACTGCATCTGGCGGTGCGGGGGCGCCCGTTGGTACGCGGAGAGGAGGAGTGGGCGGCGGCGCAGCGGTGGTGCGACCTCGGGGAGCCGGAGGGGCTCGCCTACCGGATCGGGGTGTTCGAGCGGATGGCACGGGAGGAGGGATGGCGGGTGGACAGTCCGTACGGCGCGCACGGCCCTCACGACGCGGTCGGACCGTGCGGCGCGGTCGGACCTCATGGCGCGGCCGGGAATTCGGGTGCGGTCGGCGCAGCGGGTCCGCATGATCGGGAGATCGTCCTCCATCGCTACCGGGAGCCTTCATGA
- a CDS encoding RidA family protein, with translation MIRRTTVPSLFSPPVYAHASVVEAGTKLAFLAGSVPLDADGRLVGEGDPVRQAEQVLANLGEQLRAVGSDFEHVAYTDVYVVSDRPKVLSAVWDVVEASGLSIGPHSSTLLGVACLGYTGQLVEITATAVVP, from the coding sequence ATGATTCGGCGCACCACCGTCCCCAGCCTCTTCTCGCCGCCCGTCTACGCGCACGCGTCCGTCGTCGAGGCCGGGACGAAGCTCGCCTTCCTTGCCGGTTCCGTCCCGCTGGACGCCGACGGGAGGCTGGTCGGGGAGGGGGATCCGGTACGGCAGGCGGAACAGGTGCTGGCGAACCTCGGGGAGCAACTGCGGGCGGTGGGCAGCGACTTCGAGCACGTCGCCTACACCGATGTGTACGTCGTGAGCGACCGGCCCAAGGTGCTCTCGGCGGTCTGGGACGTCGTCGAGGCGTCCGGCCTCAGCATCGGCCCCCACTCCTCAACCCTCCTCGGCGTGGCCTGCCTCGGCTACACGGGCCAGCTGGTGGAGATCACGGCGACGGCGGTGGTGCCGTAG
- a CDS encoding aspartate/glutamate racemase family protein → MRIVVTNCNTTQSMTEEIVRGARAAAGPGTTVTGLTPAWGPESAEGWLDSYLSAAAVLDTLRTYEEPYDAVVLAGFGEHGREGARELVDVPVVDITEAAAHLACLLGRRYGVVTTLERSCGQIEDSLDAAGVGRNCAAIVGTGLGVLDLADADRTTRAFLAAGQRARDAGAEVLVLGCAGMTGLQRTVGEKLGVPVVDGVGAAVKLAESLVALGLTTSRAGSYAKPLRKRRSWGRG, encoded by the coding sequence GTGCGCATCGTCGTCACCAACTGCAACACGACGCAGTCGATGACCGAGGAGATCGTGCGAGGTGCCCGGGCCGCCGCAGGCCCGGGCACCACCGTGACCGGACTGACCCCCGCCTGGGGCCCCGAGTCCGCGGAAGGCTGGCTCGACAGCTATCTCTCCGCCGCCGCCGTCCTCGACACCCTGCGGACCTACGAGGAACCGTACGACGCCGTCGTCCTGGCCGGCTTCGGTGAACACGGGCGCGAGGGCGCGCGCGAACTGGTGGACGTCCCCGTCGTGGACATCACCGAGGCCGCCGCCCACCTCGCCTGTCTGCTCGGACGGCGCTACGGCGTCGTCACCACGCTCGAACGCTCCTGCGGGCAGATCGAGGACAGCCTCGACGCCGCCGGGGTGGGCCGCAACTGCGCGGCGATCGTCGGCACCGGGCTCGGCGTCCTCGACCTCGCCGACGCCGACCGCACCACCCGGGCCTTCCTCGCCGCCGGACAGCGGGCCCGCGACGCCGGGGCCGAGGTGCTGGTCCTCGGGTGCGCCGGGATGACCGGACTGCAGCGGACGGTGGGGGAGAAGCTCGGGGTGCCGGTCGTCGACGGGGTGGGGGCGGCCGTGAAACTCGCCGAGTCACTGGTGGCGTTGGGGCTGACCACCAGCCGGGCGGGGAGCTATGCGAAGCCGTTGCGGAAGAGGAGGAGTTGGGGCCGGGGGTGA
- a CDS encoding NCS1 family nucleobase:cation symporter-1, giving the protein MSLADSAEATDTAVFVPDPRLTNEDLAPAEKRNWKVFDLFALWMSDVHNLGNYTFAAGLLVLGMNVWQVFTSLLVGFVIIYIGMNWMGRIGQRHGVPFPVVSRISFGVWGANIPALIRAVIAIMWYGIQTYLASVAVNIMLLAAWPGLESWTHGSFLGLHRLGWISFIALWLIQALIISQGMESVRKFQDFCGPAIWLVMIALAVWILAKAGWTISLTSTPNPVSVGEQWRQWFGAIGLVLATYGTLMLNFCDFSRFAPDYRTVKRGNFWGLPINSTAFVVVSVIVTAGSIEVFGKAITDPAHLVAEIGNTWILVLGALTFAIATMGVNIVANFVSPAYDLANVWPQKITFKVGGLISTVAALVVTPWNLFSNPTVVQYFLGGLGAFLGPLFGVIMLDYFWVKRGRIDVDELFNAEPGSRYYYRKGVNPKALWAFLPAAAVSAVLALVTTFSAVAPYSWFIGTALAAGLYAVLCRDERAAGPASARPVAGQTAVEG; this is encoded by the coding sequence GTGTCCCTCGCCGACAGTGCCGAAGCCACCGACACCGCGGTGTTCGTCCCCGACCCCCGCCTCACCAACGAGGACCTCGCCCCCGCCGAGAAGCGGAACTGGAAGGTCTTCGACCTCTTCGCCCTGTGGATGTCCGACGTCCACAACCTCGGCAACTACACGTTCGCCGCAGGGCTGCTCGTCCTCGGCATGAACGTCTGGCAGGTGTTCACCTCACTGCTCGTCGGCTTCGTGATCATCTACATCGGGATGAACTGGATGGGGAGGATCGGACAGCGCCACGGCGTGCCCTTCCCCGTGGTCAGCCGCATCAGCTTCGGCGTCTGGGGCGCCAACATCCCGGCCCTCATCCGGGCCGTGATCGCCATCATGTGGTACGGCATCCAGACCTACCTGGCGTCCGTCGCGGTCAACATCATGCTGCTGGCCGCCTGGCCGGGCCTGGAGTCCTGGACCCACGGCTCCTTCCTCGGCCTGCACCGGCTCGGCTGGATCTCCTTCATCGCGCTCTGGCTGATCCAGGCGCTGATCATCAGCCAGGGCATGGAGTCGGTCCGCAAGTTCCAGGACTTCTGCGGTCCCGCGATCTGGCTCGTGATGATCGCACTGGCCGTGTGGATCCTCGCCAAGGCGGGCTGGACCATCTCGCTCACCTCGACCCCGAACCCGGTCTCCGTCGGCGAGCAGTGGCGGCAGTGGTTCGGCGCGATCGGGCTGGTCCTCGCCACCTACGGCACGCTGATGCTCAACTTCTGCGACTTCTCCCGCTTCGCACCCGACTACCGCACGGTCAAGCGCGGCAACTTCTGGGGCCTGCCCATCAACTCGACCGCCTTCGTGGTGGTGTCCGTCATCGTCACGGCGGGCTCGATCGAGGTCTTCGGCAAGGCGATCACCGACCCGGCCCATCTCGTCGCCGAGATCGGCAACACCTGGATCCTCGTCCTGGGCGCCCTCACCTTCGCCATCGCCACCATGGGCGTCAACATCGTCGCCAACTTCGTCTCACCCGCCTACGACCTCGCCAACGTCTGGCCGCAGAAGATCACCTTCAAGGTCGGCGGTCTGATCAGCACGGTCGCCGCGCTGGTCGTGACCCCGTGGAACCTCTTCTCCAACCCCACCGTCGTGCAGTACTTCCTCGGCGGCCTGGGCGCCTTCCTCGGCCCGCTGTTCGGTGTGATCATGCTCGACTACTTCTGGGTCAAGCGCGGCCGGATCGACGTCGACGAACTCTTCAACGCCGAGCCCGGCTCCCGCTACTACTACCGCAAGGGCGTCAACCCCAAGGCCCTGTGGGCGTTCCTCCCGGCCGCCGCGGTCTCGGCGGTCCTCGCCCTGGTGACCACCTTCAGTGCGGTCGCCCCGTACTCCTGGTTCATCGGCACGGCGCTCGCCGCGGGTCTGTACGCGGTGCTGTGCCGGGACGAGCGGGCCGCCGGGCCGGCCTCCGCACGGCCGGTGGCCGGGCAGACAGCCGTGGAGGGCTGA
- a CDS encoding GntR family transcriptional regulator produces MSSVAPEGAKIEPLGAVRERVLGALRQDIIAGRLRPGDRLVERELADRFGVSRVPVREAIRALVAEGFVHFETPRRTVVRRLTPADVAELFELREALEVYAAGLAASRATPESLAELSALLDRAAEATRAGDAETITDINTRFHDRVLAMAGNSLLISVMEPVDGRLRWLTRQNTEWPQLLTEHRELYDAIASGDPDRARAHALTHVRTNYRSTVRHLFGEDSAP; encoded by the coding sequence ATGAGCTCCGTGGCTCCGGAAGGAGCGAAGATCGAACCCCTCGGCGCGGTGCGCGAGCGCGTCCTCGGCGCCTTGCGGCAGGACATCATCGCGGGGCGCCTGCGTCCGGGCGACCGGCTGGTGGAACGCGAACTGGCCGACCGTTTCGGGGTCTCCCGGGTGCCCGTGCGCGAGGCGATCCGCGCGCTGGTCGCCGAGGGCTTCGTCCACTTCGAGACCCCGCGCCGCACGGTCGTCCGCCGACTCACCCCGGCGGACGTGGCGGAACTCTTCGAACTGCGCGAGGCCCTGGAGGTCTACGCCGCCGGGCTCGCCGCCTCCCGCGCCACCCCGGAGTCACTCGCGGAGCTGTCGGCCCTGCTCGACCGGGCGGCGGAAGCGACCCGCGCCGGGGACGCCGAGACGATCACCGACATCAACACCCGCTTCCACGACCGTGTCCTCGCCATGGCCGGCAACAGCCTGCTGATCTCCGTGATGGAACCGGTCGACGGCAGGCTGCGCTGGCTGACCCGCCAGAACACCGAGTGGCCCCAACTCCTCACCGAACACCGCGAGCTGTACGACGCCATCGCCTCCGGCGACCCCGACCGCGCCCGCGCCCACGCCCTCACCCACGTCCGGACCAACTACCGGTCGACGGTGCGGCACCTGTTCGGCGAGGACAGCGCACCGTAG
- the pip gene encoding prolyl aminopeptidase, with the protein MPIYPEIEPYDHGLLDVGEGNRVYWEVCGNPRGKPAVVLHGGPGSRANAWFPRLFDPEAYRIVLLDQRGCGRSTPPASAYATDMSVNTTDRLIADLELLRRHLGIGRWLVWGVSWGSALGLRYAQTCPAAVTELVLTGVATASDAEVALLTRGLGQFFPEAFERFLAELPEDERDGNLPAAYNRLLESPDEAVRARAARAWTDWETAIAAQPPRSVPRYEDPVFRYAFARTVTHYWGNGHFLDGGGADGVVLRDAPLLKGIPGTLVQGSLDPGNLLGVVWRLHHAWPGSELVLVDDVGHDAGAPDMAQALVAATDRYARG; encoded by the coding sequence ATGCCCATCTATCCGGAGATCGAACCGTACGACCACGGCCTCCTCGACGTCGGGGAAGGCAACCGCGTCTACTGGGAGGTCTGCGGGAATCCGCGGGGCAAGCCGGCGGTCGTGCTGCACGGCGGGCCGGGGTCCCGGGCCAACGCGTGGTTCCCCCGGCTGTTCGACCCCGAGGCGTACCGGATCGTGCTGCTCGACCAGCGCGGCTGCGGGCGTTCGACGCCGCCGGCGAGCGCGTACGCGACCGATATGAGTGTCAACACGACGGATCGTCTGATCGCCGATCTGGAGCTGCTGCGGCGGCATCTCGGGATCGGGCGGTGGCTGGTGTGGGGCGTGTCGTGGGGGTCCGCGCTCGGGCTGCGGTACGCGCAGACGTGTCCGGCGGCCGTGACGGAGCTGGTGCTCACGGGGGTCGCCACGGCCTCCGACGCCGAAGTCGCCCTGCTGACCAGGGGACTCGGGCAGTTCTTCCCGGAGGCCTTCGAACGGTTCCTGGCCGAGCTGCCCGAGGACGAGCGGGACGGGAACCTGCCGGCCGCGTACAACCGGCTGCTGGAGTCGCCCGACGAGGCGGTGCGGGCGCGGGCGGCGCGGGCCTGGACCGACTGGGAGACGGCCATCGCGGCGCAGCCGCCCCGCTCGGTGCCGCGCTACGAGGACCCGGTGTTCCGCTACGCCTTCGCCCGCACCGTCACCCACTACTGGGGCAACGGCCACTTCCTCGACGGGGGCGGCGCGGACGGCGTCGTCCTGCGTGACGCGCCGCTGCTCAAGGGCATTCCGGGCACCCTCGTGCAGGGGAGCCTCGACCCCGGCAACCTCCTCGGCGTCGTCTGGCGCCTCCACCACGCCTGGCCCGGCAGCGAGTTGGTCCTCGTCGACGACGTGGGACACGACGCGGGCGCACCGGACATGGCGCAGGCGCTCGTGGCGGCGACGGACAGATACGCCAGGGGCTGA
- a CDS encoding uracil-DNA glycosylase, whose translation MGGGSGGDGEGFVEGGGEGGGSAGLAALDARIAGCRACPRLVEWREEVARTKRAAFADQEYWGRPVPGFGPSDAALLIVGLAPAAHGANRTGRMFTGDRSGDVLYAALHEVGLASRGTAVALDDGLELYGVRITSPVHCAPPANKPTPEERDICRPWLVRELELLRPTLRALVVLGAFGWQATLPALAEAGLHVPRPRPAFGHGTHVPLDGLDLFGCFHVSQRNTFTGRLTPAMLREVLRTAAKAAGLDVTS comes from the coding sequence ATGGGCGGCGGCAGTGGTGGTGACGGCGAGGGCTTCGTCGAGGGCGGTGGCGAGGGCGGTGGGAGCGCCGGGCTGGCCGCGCTCGACGCGCGGATCGCCGGGTGCCGGGCCTGTCCCCGGCTGGTCGAGTGGCGGGAGGAGGTGGCGCGGACCAAGCGTGCCGCGTTCGCCGACCAGGAGTACTGGGGGCGGCCGGTGCCGGGCTTCGGGCCGTCCGACGCCGCCCTGCTGATCGTCGGGCTCGCGCCCGCCGCGCACGGGGCGAACCGGACGGGGCGGATGTTCACCGGCGACCGCTCGGGCGACGTGCTGTACGCGGCGCTGCACGAGGTGGGCCTGGCCTCGCGCGGCACCGCGGTCGCCCTGGACGACGGGCTGGAGCTGTACGGCGTACGGATCACCTCCCCCGTGCACTGCGCGCCGCCCGCCAACAAGCCGACGCCCGAGGAGCGCGACATTTGTCGGCCCTGGCTGGTCCGGGAGTTGGAGCTGCTGCGGCCCACGCTGCGGGCGCTGGTCGTGCTCGGCGCCTTCGGCTGGCAGGCCACGCTGCCCGCGCTCGCCGAGGCCGGTCTGCACGTCCCCCGGCCACGGCCCGCCTTCGGCCACGGCACCCATGTACCGCTCGACGGGCTCGACCTCTTCGGCTGCTTCCATGTGAGCCAGCGCAACACCTTCACCGGCCGCCTGACCCCCGCCATGCTGCGTGAGGTCCTGCGTACGGCGGCGAAGGCGGCGGGGCTGGACGTCACCTCGTAG
- a CDS encoding RNA-binding S4 domain-containing protein, which yields MASEGTEERTDGPATTDRGSDGSPAASAEAARPASGETVRVDSWIWSVRLVKTRSAGATACRGGHVRVNGERVKPAYALRVGDEVRLRQAAGHERIVVVKRLIRKRVGAPVAVECYVDNSPPPPPREATAPAGIRDRGTGRPTKRDRRDLERLRGLAESANAERQRRPT from the coding sequence ATGGCTTCTGAAGGTACGGAGGAGCGGACGGACGGTCCGGCCACCACGGACCGGGGCTCCGACGGGTCGCCGGCGGCGTCCGCCGAGGCCGCCCGCCCGGCGAGCGGCGAGACCGTGCGCGTCGACAGCTGGATCTGGTCCGTCCGCCTGGTCAAGACCCGTTCGGCGGGCGCCACCGCCTGCCGGGGCGGCCACGTCCGTGTCAACGGCGAACGCGTCAAGCCCGCGTACGCGCTGCGCGTCGGCGACGAGGTGCGACTGCGGCAGGCCGCCGGCCACGAGCGGATCGTCGTCGTCAAGCGTCTGATCCGCAAGCGGGTCGGCGCGCCCGTCGCCGTCGAGTGCTACGTGGACAACTCCCCGCCGCCCCCGCCCCGCGAGGCCACCGCCCCCGCCGGCATCCGCGACCGGGGCACCGGCCGCCCCACCAAACGCGACCGCCGCGACCTGGAACGCCTCCGCGGCCTGGCCGAGTCCGCCAACGCCGAACGCCAACGCCGCCCCACCTAG
- a CDS encoding DoxX family protein: MSETTAPVTRVASPAGPKGTTRGRGARISLRALQIVIALFYAFASALPKLIAHPSAVESFDTLGWGSAGMYTIGALELAGAIGLLIPALASVAAVSLSALMVGAFITQITAFDGEHAATPLILIVPLALIAWVRREDVTGLTKFVRREA, encoded by the coding sequence ATGTCCGAGACCACCGCTCCCGTCACCCGCGTCGCCTCGCCCGCCGGCCCGAAGGGCACCACGCGCGGCAGGGGCGCCCGGATCTCGCTGCGCGCGCTGCAGATCGTGATCGCGCTGTTCTACGCGTTCGCGAGCGCGCTGCCCAAGCTGATCGCGCACCCGTCGGCCGTCGAGTCCTTCGACACGCTCGGCTGGGGCAGCGCCGGGATGTACACCATCGGCGCGCTCGAACTGGCGGGTGCCATAGGGCTGTTGATCCCCGCGCTGGCCTCGGTCGCGGCGGTGTCGCTGAGTGCGCTGATGGTGGGCGCGTTCATCACCCAGATCACCGCGTTCGACGGGGAGCACGCGGCGACACCGCTCATTCTGATCGTTCCGCTCGCCCTGATCGCCTGGGTGCGACGCGAGGACGTGACAGGGCTGACGAAGTTCGTACGACGGGAGGCGTGA